ACCGAGGGCCGCTTCACCTTCCTCTCCGACCTGTGCGGGGCCGACTGGCCGCACCGCCGCCCGCGCTTCGACGTGGTGGTCTCGCTCCTCGACATGAGGGGCCCCCGTCGCCTGCGGGTCGTGGTCGGCGTGGAGGACGGCAGCCCGCCGACCCTCCCCAGCGTCACCGAGATCTGGCCGGCAGCAAACTTCTTCGAGCGGGAGGCCTTCGACATGTTCGGGATCGTGTTCAGCGGCCACCCGGACATGACCCGG
This region of Actinomycetota bacterium genomic DNA includes:
- a CDS encoding NADH-quinone oxidoreductase subunit C — translated: MSDVAAATVETVMAKFPGEVNARAGGPGEAVVTVELAAWPKVARWLATEGRFTFLSDLCGADWPHRRPRFDVVVSLLDMRGPRRLRVVVGVEDGSPPTLPSVTEIWPAANFFEREAFDMFGIVFSGHPDMTRILMPDEWEGHPLRKDYSIGKVPVEYKNLSPGRG